The following coding sequences are from one Eucalyptus grandis isolate ANBG69807.140 chromosome 11, ASM1654582v1, whole genome shotgun sequence window:
- the LOC104426470 gene encoding uncharacterized protein LOC104426470, with translation MRTSIEGALELRKVRRSRGIGRKRREGEDEKSVHGPRRILTSGRQASRFAPLPPGLYNYRRWPAAFRREVVWENRSENMSSCCGGNCGCGSDCKCGQGCRGCKMYPDTSYAEKSGGETVVGGSAPGKEEKMVEGEKGVAGAENGCKCGSNCICNPCTCNK, from the exons ATGCGGACATCGATCGAAGGCGCTCTAGAGCTCCGGAAGGTACGACGATCTCGAGGAATCGGCAGAAAGCGACGCGAAGGAGAAGACGAGAAATCCGTGCATGGGCCGAGACGGATCCTGACAAGTGGACGGCAGGCCTCCCGTTTCGCTCCTCTCCCTCCCGGACTCTATAATTACCGTCGCTGGCCGGCCGCGTTCAGGAGGGAAGTCGTCTGGGAGAACCGATCGGAAAATATGTCGTCGTGCTGTGGAGGCAACTGTGGCTGCGGCTCCGATTGCAAATGCGGTCAAGGCTGCAGAGG GTGCAAGATGTATCCGGACACGAGCTACGCCGAGAAGAGCGGCGGTGAGACCGTCGTCGGGGGCTCCGCACCTGGGAAAGA GGAGAAGATGGTGGAAGGAGAGAAGGGCGTCGCGGGAGCGGAGAACGGGTGCAAGTGCGGGTCCAACTGCATCTGCAACCCGTGCACCTGCAACAAATGA